A region of the bacterium genome:
TCCACTGGTGCGAATTGGACATGTACGTCGGCGAACTGCCGCAGTACACGCCCGTTTCGGTCGGTGCGAACATTGAGATCTACTCTGCGGACTGGAGCCAGTTGGTTGAGACCATTGACATTTTTGACTGGAACCAGCTTCAGACTCCGAACGGCGTCACGCTTGAGTACATGAACGACGGCTGCACCCCGGTGCTTCCGGCCTCGATTCCCATTAACTCGTCTTTCTGCGCGACCATTTGCCACGGTACGTACACGATTCCCATCGAGTGCGAAGACCCGGGCTACACGCCGCAGACGCTCGAAGTGACCGTTTCGAACCGCTGCCATCCGGACGAAACCGAATGTGACAATCCGGACTGCGCCGGCGTTGACTGGTCGCTGTTCAATTGGAATATTCGCGTCTTCCCGAATTGCTTCCTGTTCTTGACGATGTCTTACTGCGGCTACGATCCGGGCTGCATTTGCATCTGGCGTTCGGACTTCATTCTTCCGGTTGAGATCAACGGCTTCAGCGCTGTGGCCGGAGACCGTCAGGTCCGCCTGAACTGGAGCACCTCGAGCGAAAGCGAACTGAAGAACTTCCGCGTGACCCGCAGCACCGATCGCGATGGCGTCTATGCTGAGATCTCGCGCACCAACGCGACCAACAGCGCGGCTGGTTTTAGCTACAACTTCGTTGACAATCAGGTTCAGAACGGCACGACGTATTATTACAAGCTGCACGTCGAAGACCTGAGCGGCAATGTTTCCGTGTATAACATCGACGGTCAGTCCGTTGTGGTTGAAGCTACCCCGACAGCGGGAGCCGAAATTGCCACTGAGTATGTGCTTGCTCAGAACTACCCGAACCCGTTCAACTCGCAGACCAACTTCAACTTCACGTTGCCGATCGCTTCCGACGTCACGCTGAAGGTTTATGACATGTTGGGCCGCGAAGTTGCCACGGTTGCCAAGGGTGCGATGGAAGCTGGTTCACACACCGTGAACTGGTCTGCCGAAGGTCTCGCGACGGGTGTCTACATGTACACCTTGACGGCTGGCGAGTTTTCGCAGTCCAAGAAGCTTGTATATCTGAAGTAAGCCAGCAGGCGTTCAGCCTCTCTCTCTCAGAAAACGACGGATGACTAAAAACCACGGAGATTGACCGCATGAAGAAAATAATTGCTACCATGATGGTGCTGGCCGCACTGATGATAGCCTTACCGACAACGGTGCAGGCCCAGTGTGTACCCAGCTACCCGGCGGAATTGCAGTTGGGCCAGTCCGCCTGCATTCAGCTTTGCGCATTTCAACTAATCAACTTCTTCCTGGTCGGCGCCGACCTTGACGAAGCTGGTGTTCCCGTAATCAGTGCACTGCCGGGCTGCAGCCCGACCGCCACACCGTGTGATGTTCCCAATTGCACAGCGATCGTGCCCCCGACGTTTTTCACGCTGGGTGGTGGAATCTTCTTCCCGAGTCCCAATGACTGGGGCGGATACAGCGAATGCATGGAAATTGCCTATCGCTGGAACCACGACGGATTCTGGGAAATTGAAATCTTCCCGCTCTGCACGGGTTGCTTCTGCCTGAGCTTTGATGATCAGTTGGCCGCGGAGCTTTCGAGCTTCGGCGCTGTTGCCGGTGATAATCAGGTGACCGTGAACTGGACGACCGCGAGCGAGACCAATATGGATCGCTTCGACGTTCTGCGCAACGGTGCGAAGGTCCATCAGGCCTCCGCTACCAACAGCGCCACGGGCCACAGCTATTCGTGGGTTGATGGTGATGTCCTGAACGGCACCACCTATCGCTACACGCTGGTTGGTGTGGACCTGAACGGACATTCCGAAGAGTATGCCAGCGTCAATGCGACGCCGGGCGTTCAGGGTGTTGTCAGCGATTACGCACTGTTCCAGAACTACCCGAACCCGTTCAACCCCGAGACCAACATCAGCTTCTCGCTGCCTGTGGCCTCGAACGTCAGCCTGCGCGTTTTCAACCTGCTCGGTCAGGAAGTGGCCCTGCTGGTGAATGGCGCACAGGAAGCCGGAACACATGTGGTGAAGTTTGATGGCACGAATTTGACGAGCGGTGTATACATCTATCGTCTCGAAGCTGAAGGCTTCAGTGCCACGCGCAAGATGATTCTGATGAAGTAAATCCCCCACCTCCATTAGAATAAGAAAGCCCCTCGGTGTCATGCCGAGGGGCTTTTCGATACTCTAAGCCAGCGGCCGATTAATTCTCGCGCTGAATCTCCACCGACTCGATGGCCATATTCAGAGGCAACGTCATCAGTATTCGCAGAATATGCTCATTCAGTCTTGTGCCCGCTCCGACAATCTTCACTCCGGTTCGGCCCCAGATGTCTTCAGCGAGGATCATGCCTTCATGCAGGTCCGACAACCGCACACGGCGCGTCGCTCTTCCATTCTTCTGCGGTGACGTTGCAAGGGTCGCATAGTTTTCCACCAATCCGACCAGCATCGGATCATAGAGCGAGCCTCTGCCGCGGCCCAGTATGTGCACGACTTCCTCGCGTCCCCGCACTCCGGCATCGCTGGCAATCATCTCAAATGCGCTTGCCACGCGGAGGATTCGCGAGCCGAGTGGAATCTGATGCGCGCCCAATCGCATCATTCCGGAGCCGTCAAAGTTTTCCAGCTGATTCTCGACCACCTTAGCCGCACCGGCAAACATCGGGAACTGCTTCAGCACGCGCGCTCCCAATGTCGGATATTGATCATATAACGCCTGATCATCGGGCGAGCGCTCATTACGTGCGGCGAATAGAATTTCATCCGGCAATCCGAGTTTGCCGATTTCCCGCATTCTTGCCGCGAGTGAAAGAGTATTCAGTTCTTCGCCACCCATCCCGAGATGTGAGGCGATCCAGAGGCAAGCTTGCAGCACGCGTTCCGCACGCTCCTTGTAATCAGGTATTCTCAGCGACAACAGATGTTCGATCATCTGTGCGAAATCTTCCGCGGAATGCCTGAGCCATGTTCCCAGGCCGTTCGTGGATTGTCCCGCAGGTAATGCACTGAGCACGGCGGGGCTGGAGACGACCTGCAGGATAGCACGCAGATCGAGCATTGAAATCGCCGCGGTGACATTGCAAATCGTTCTCTCGGAAGGTCCCGTGCCAAATCCAACCACAGGAAGCATCAGAGTCGCCACTCGGTCGAGTGCGATCTGTGCTTCGTGATCCAGCGGCGCGCCGATGATGACTGCGGTTGGATCAAACTGTTTTATGGAGAGATCCGGTTCATGACCGCGTCGAATTGATCGCACATCCGCCGCTTGCAGGATGACATCCGGCGGGCGTTTCTCCTCTGGACCCAGCAGGTAGACGACGCGAGCGTAAAAGCTGGAACTCACTACTCACCCCCTTTGCCCGAGGCGAACAGCGAAACTCTGTTTCGCTTCGTTTTTCCGCCGTCCGGACCTTGCTGCTCGCTGAGTGTTTCCGTATCTTGAACACCGGTGAAACTGAGTTTGCCCAGCGCAATGTCCATCCCCTGATTCGACACGAGCAGCAGCGAGATACGGCGATTGCGCGGATCCATCGGATCTTCGTATTTTGGTCGACGGTCGGCATAGCCGCGCACCATCAGCACCTGATCGGACGGCAATCCTGAAAGTTCCATGACTCGGCGGGCTTCATTTGCGCGCTGAGTCGAGAGTTCCCAGTTACTCATTCCGCTGCCGCTCGCAAACTGCTTGGCGTCCGTGTGACCTTCAAGGATCAGTTTGTTCGGCAGCTTCCCGTATTCATGCGCCAAAGCCTGAAGCGCATTGATCAACTTTGGAGAAAGCTTCGCGCTGCCGGATTCGAAGAGCGGTTCTTTGTCGCCCTCTGTAATTTCCAATCTCAGACCTTCGTGCGTCACTTCAATGGTAATCTGCCCTTCGAGTGCCTGCAGCGCTTCGGTCTCGTCAATGAGTTCCTGCAGCTTTTCGGCCTCATTCTCGAGAGCGGGATCCGGCATCGCGTGGCTTTGAGTGACGGCGGGAAGTTTGATAATCGACTTTCCGGGTGCGTTGCTGATGGCTTGATTGGGCCCTGCGCCGAGCAGCGCCTTGCCGGTCGGATCGCGGAAGTATCCGCCGACGCCGCGCTTAATATCTTCCGACTGACCGAGAATCCAAAGCACAATGAAAAGCGCCATCATCGCCGTCACGAAGTCAGCAAAGGCCACCTTCCACGCGCCACCGTGGTGGCCGTGCGCGTGTCCTTTCTTGACAATTCGTATGATTGGTGGTTCGTTGTACTCGGCCATGATGACTCAGGCTATGCGTTCGCCTTTTTTGCTTCCTTGAGCATTTTTTCCGTTTCTTCGAAGCTCGGACGATCCGCGTGGAAGATTGCGCGGCGCGCAAACTCGACGGATACGGAAGGCGCCATTCCCTTAGCGAAAGCGCTGATGCCCGCCTTGATGACATGGAGCATGCGCGCGTCATTTCGATTTCGCGCTTCAAGATTCGAAGCCATCGGAGAGAAGAATCCGTAGGCCATCAGCACGCCCATGAACGTTCCTACGAGTGCCGCAGCAACGTGTTTACCTACTACTGCGGGGTCTCCGTCGATGTGGCCCATCGTAATGATGATACCCAGGACTGCTGCGACGATTCCGAGTCCCGGCAGAGCGTCGGCAACTTTCGCGATTACGTTGGCGGTTATTCCCGCTTCCTCATGATGTGAGTCAATTTCGGCGTCCATCAGCATTTCAATCTCGTGCGGCGGCACCGAACCCGCGAGGAACAGCTTGATCGTGTCGCATAGGTAGGCCAGCGCCGCGTGGTTGTGCGTGACCATCGGATACTTCTCGAAAATCTTGCTGACGTGCGGGTCGTTAACGTGTGACTCCAGCGCGATGATGCCGTCTTTGCGGGCCATTTGAAACAGCTCGTTGAGCAAAAGCAGCGTCTGCGTGTAGGCTTCCTTCGACGGCCCAGACTTGCCTGTCATGATCCCGATAGCGTCGCTGATGAGCTTCTTCAGTGTCGCCACGGGCACCGAAATCAGCAGGCCGCCGATGGCCGCGCCGAAGATCACGACAAGCTCAGCAGGCTGATACAATACGCCAAGATCGCCGCCGGCCATCAAAAAGCCGCCGATGACCCCGCCAATCACCACCAGTAATCCAACTATTGCCATAGCGTCTTTAGATCAACGTTCAAGTTGCAAGCATTGAGGTCTTTTTATTCGGAGTTCTACTTCGCAAGGGATGTGCCCCACTACAACTGCCCCTCGTAAGTCAGCATAGAGTCCATATCGTGTCTTCAGTAGGCAACAGTTCAAACACTCTTTTTACGGGTCAGCTTCCTTCATTGGAGGCGCATTTGCCCGTGCGCATTCGCGAACTTCAGGGCGAAGACCCGTTCGCGGAAGTCTGGGTGATTATCCCCAATCAACTGACGCGCTTGCACCTGCGCCGCCGAGTTGCGGAAAGTCTCGGTGTCGTGGCAAATTTGCGTTTCATAACCGTGCACGAACTTGCCCGCACACTTGCGGAACCGATCACGATGCGCGATGGCTGGCGGACGCTCGGCGAAGCGGCCGTGGACCCGCTGTTGACGCAGATTGTAAGTCGCCTCAAACCCTCCCTCGGTTATGTCGCAGATATCAGCACTACTCCCGGCTTTCGGCGGGCACTGCTGCGCACGCGGCAGGAGCTTATACTGCACGAAGTGTCCCCGCATCGTCTTCTTTCAGTGACGCGTGAGGAACATGATCAAGACAGAAAGCTTCGAGATCTTGCGGAACTGCTCATAGCAATTGATACAGAGCTTGATCGACTCCGCTGGCATGATTCTCCGGGACTGCTTCGTTTGGCGGCGGAGGCAACCCGGGACGGAAAGCTTAAACTTCCGCCGATCATTTTCTACGCGCTGTACGACCTGCCCCCGCTTGCGCGCCGCGTGCTTGCACGAAGTTTCATTGCAACTCATGTGACGGGCTACTTGACGTTTGACAAGGAAAGTGCGGAGTATGAGTTCACACGCGGTCTTTACGAGTGGTTTCTTGCCCACGAATTCTCGCACTTGACTCTCCCGAGTGCAGACCTTCAGCAGCAGCACTACTTCATTTCGGCACCTGACAACACTCGCGCAGCTTCTGAAGTTGTAAGAAGCGTGCTAATGCCCGCTGAGGACTGTGACGGTGAAATCGGAATAGTGCTTCAGCAGAGATCGGGAGCCTTTACTGGCGCACTGCGCAGTCGCTGTCGCGAGGCTGGACTCGCGCCGTTCATTTATGAAGCACAAACTTTGGGAGATACGGCCGCAGGTCGTGGACTGCGTGCATTCAGCAGACTTCTTGGAACGGAATTCGCGATCGAGGACGTCACGGAATATCTTCTAACCGCACCGTTCCAATCCGGATATGCCGGATTAGCGGGGGAATGGGTTCGATTAGCCCAGGAGGCGATGATCGTTGACGGCGCGGAGGAGTGGCAGGCTCGACTTACCCGCTTGCGCGACCAGCTCGGTTATCGCGTGGAACGTCTTGCTCAGATTGAAGACGAGAATGAAGAAACACTTGCGGTTTTGCAGCAGGCAATTTCAAATGTGGATCAGCTGAAAGCCTTCCTTCAGGAGTTGTTCACGGTTGCACAAAATGTCGTCAATGCGGCGAGTTGGCAGGAGGCAATCAATAGTCTGTGGTCCTACTACTCGCAAGTGACAGTGGTCAACGATGAATTCTCGGATATCGTGCTGCAGCTGAGTCAGGCAAGCCTGCTGGACACCGCCGGGATTCCTATCTCAGCCACTGGATTGCGCGAGTTCATGGAAATCACGCTCTCCACGCCGGGTTCGCGCACAGGAAGATTCCTGCAGAACCGTCCGGTCATAGCCACTCGGGAGCAATGCTACGGCGTAACGTTTGCGTCCTTGCATTTACCGGGCTGCAATGAAGGAACGTTGCCGAGAATAGATTCGCAGGATCCCTTACTGCTCGATTCAGACCGAATGACTTTGAACAAGAGCTTGAACTGCGCGTTGCCCCTCAGGCGCGACTGGCAGGCACGCGAGCGGTTCTGGTTTTCTGTCTTGAGGGAATCCGCACAGCAGATTTATTACTATACCTCCCGCGCCGATGACGAAGGTCGCCCCCAGCTTGTTTCGCCCTACCTTTCGGAACTGATGGAACAACAATGTCGTGGTGACAACGATACTCGCACGCTCGACGAGATCTTCAAGGATCATCCGCTTTGTCGCTATGCTGCGGCACACCCGCTCGCAGGCCCGCCGGAACAAGCAATCAGCGCGATGGAGTATCATCGCAGATCACTCTCCCGGGCCATCGAACAACACTCTACCCACGCACTTGATCAGCTTTGGAACATTTCGGATTTCAGCCGCGCATTTGACGCTGAATACAAACGTTTCTCAGCTTCGGAATTCTCACAATTTGAAGGGCGATTTACTGACAGCGAAGTGCTGCGCAACATAGCCGAGAAATACGATGCGTCACGACCAGTATCTGTGACTGCGCTTGAGGACTATTGGAAGTGTCCGTTTCGTTTCTCCGTGAATCGGGAGCTCGAGGCGTACGCACCGGAAGCCTGCGATCTTCTGCAGCCGGTTAGCGGTCGCGAGCGCGGATCGCTCCTGCATCGCATTCTGCAAAAGTATCATGCCGCGCGAATTGGCAAGCCGTATAGCGAGGAGCACTTCAAGTGGGCAGATTTGCAGCAGCTTGCGGAGCAAACTCTGGCCGACTTCAAGCAAAAGTATCCCGTCGGACCTGCTCACATTTATCAGAGGATGCGCGAAGACTTACTTGAGACGCTTGAGAAATACCATGACCACTTGCTCAGTGTGGAATTCGCATGGCAGGCCGAACATGTCGAGGTTAGCTTCGGGCAAGGAGAAAAACCGTATCCGGATCCACTTCAATTAGTGTCAGAGACCGGCGAACACGCACAATTCAGGGGCCGTATTGACCGTTGGGACGTTGACTCCAGCAAGAGTCAGTGTATGCTGATAGATTATAAGAGCGGCAGAATACAGAAGAACTCACGCGGAACCAGCAGACGCATCCAGCTCGGCATCTATCGCGAGCTCATTGCGCAGAAACACCCGGACTCGACAGTAGAGACCCAATATCTGCACATAAACTCAAGTGAAGTAGTCTCTGCTTATGAAGCTCTTGATGTGGATGCGAAGGAAACGGCGCTGTCGTTATTGCACGACATACGGCGGGGAGTTTTTGTGCCCGATCCCGATGCAGATGACGGCGCGGTGTGCAGGCACTGCAACGTAAAGTTGGCCTGCGGCGCAATGCGTCACAGCAGCAAACCCCTGACCGGGAAGTCAGTTCCCGGCATGCGGGCGATTCGCGACGAGGAAGCGAGGGAGGAGGGTGACGATGAGTGATCAAATCGCGCGCGATCGTGCTGTGTCAGTTCATGACAAGACATTTCTCGTAGAGGCCGGAGCAGGGACAGGAAAGACGACATTGCTGATCGATCGGATATGCTCTCTCGTCGAGAGTGGTGTACCGATAGAAAAGATAATGGCAGTCACCTTCACCGTCAAAGCGGCCGGCCAATTAAAGGAGCGGCTGCGGCTTGCCTTTCAGGAGAAACAGACCTCACCGCACGCACGGAGAGCGCTGCTGGAACTCGATCGCATGGCCGTGAACACGATTCACGGTTTGGCAACGGATATGCTGCGCACGCTTCCCGTCGAGGCAAATCTCCCGCCCGAATTCACGCTGCTTGACGAATTGCAGGCGCAGGCCGCGCAGAGCGAGTTTCTCACCAACTGGCTCAGACGAGCCTTGGACGAGCCTGTGCCGCTCGCACTCGATCTGGCGGAAGACATCGGACTGAAACTGCTCGGAGACAGCAAGAAAAGTCTTGAGAAACTATTCACAACATTGACAGGCATCTCTGATGGACTTGATCGAATAGACGTTGGAGAAGGAAGCGACGCCGTGATCGAGCAGATGACTCAACAAGTCCGATCACTTGCTCAACAGGCACTGTCCTACGCGCCTTACTGTAAGGATCCCGAAGATACGCTTGGGAAGACGATTCAAAGACTTGACCTCTGGATTCGCGCAATGCCGGACGAACTTTACTCGCGCGAGGGCATTCGCTGGTTGTCATCCCATCCGTTATCTGGCCGCAAGGGAAACAAAGCAAAGTGGACAAGTGCAGAAGCTCTCAATGAGTCGCGAGTGATTGTCGAGGCGATCTCTGCGGCTGTTGCCGAATTAATGAGTCTCTTCTCAAGCCGTATCTGCGCGGAGCTGATTCGGTGGTTCGCACCCGCCGTCCGCGAATATCGGGAATCCCTGCGTACTGCGGCGCGCATCGGCTTCGACGATCTCCTGCTGCTCTGCCGCGATATGCTGCGCCGGTCAAAGATTGCACGGCACTATTTCAAATCTCGATTCTCTTATCTGCATATTGACGAGTTTCAGGACACCGATCCGATCCAGGTTGAGATTCTTTACTATCTGGCGGAGGAAGACAACGATTTCGCTCAAGACTGGCAATCGTTGCGGCTAAAGCCCGGTAAGCTGTTCGTGGTTGGTGATCCCAAACAGGCGATCTACGCGTTTCGCGGAGCGGATGTCCGTGTCTATAATCTTGTCGCAGCGTCGATTGAAGAATCCGGGGAAAAGCTCAGTATCACTCGCAACTTTCGCAGTCTCCAGACGATAATTGATGA
Encoded here:
- a CDS encoding T9SS type A sorting domain-containing protein — its product is MKKMRFVLMCMMAMLFASNALALDVATLAFDEENQKMHLIFSDATPFNAIVSFVHLPAACGMPQRYDEETNQYIDGIVAENQTFHWCELDMYVGELPQYTPVSVGANIEIYSADWSQLVETIDIFDWNQLQTPNGVTLEYMNDGCTPVLPASIPINSSFCATICHGTYTIPIECEDPGYTPQTLEVTVSNRCHPDETECDNPDCAGVDWSLFNWNIRVFPNCFLFLTMSYCGYDPGCICIWRSDFILPVEINGFSAVAGDRQVRLNWSTSSESELKNFRVTRSTDRDGVYAEISRTNATNSAAGFSYNFVDNQVQNGTTYYYKLHVEDLSGNVSVYNIDGQSVVVEATPTAGAEIATEYVLAQNYPNPFNSQTNFNFTLPIASDVTLKVYDMLGREVATVAKGAMEAGSHTVNWSAEGLATGVYMYTLTAGEFSQSKKLVYLK
- a CDS encoding T9SS type A sorting domain-containing protein encodes the protein MKKIIATMMVLAALMIALPTTVQAQCVPSYPAELQLGQSACIQLCAFQLINFFLVGADLDEAGVPVISALPGCSPTATPCDVPNCTAIVPPTFFTLGGGIFFPSPNDWGGYSECMEIAYRWNHDGFWEIEIFPLCTGCFCLSFDDQLAAELSSFGAVAGDNQVTVNWTTASETNMDRFDVLRNGAKVHQASATNSATGHSYSWVDGDVLNGTTYRYTLVGVDLNGHSEEYASVNATPGVQGVVSDYALFQNYPNPFNPETNISFSLPVASNVSLRVFNLLGQEVALLVNGAQEAGTHVVKFDGTNLTSGVYIYRLEAEGFSATRKMILMK
- a CDS encoding OmpA family protein, whose product is MAEYNEPPIIRIVKKGHAHGHHGGAWKVAFADFVTAMMALFIVLWILGQSEDIKRGVGGYFRDPTGKALLGAGPNQAISNAPGKSIIKLPAVTQSHAMPDPALENEAEKLQELIDETEALQALEGQITIEVTHEGLRLEITEGDKEPLFESGSAKLSPKLINALQALAHEYGKLPNKLILEGHTDAKQFASGSGMSNWELSTQRANEARRVMELSGLPSDQVLMVRGYADRRPKYEDPMDPRNRRISLLLVSNQGMDIALGKLSFTGVQDTETLSEQQGPDGGKTKRNRVSLFASGKGGE
- the motA gene encoding flagellar motor stator protein MotA, producing MAIVGLLVVIGGVIGGFLMAGGDLGVLYQPAELVVIFGAAIGGLLISVPVATLKKLISDAIGIMTGKSGPSKEAYTQTLLLLNELFQMARKDGIIALESHVNDPHVSKIFEKYPMVTHNHAALAYLCDTIKLFLAGSVPPHEIEMLMDAEIDSHHEEAGITANVIAKVADALPGLGIVAAVLGIIITMGHIDGDPAVVGKHVAAALVGTFMGVLMAYGFFSPMASNLEARNRNDARMLHVIKAGISAFAKGMAPSVSVEFARRAIFHADRPSFEETEKMLKEAKKANA
- a CDS encoding PD-(D/E)XK nuclease family protein, whose amino-acid sequence is MPVRIRELQGEDPFAEVWVIIPNQLTRLHLRRRVAESLGVVANLRFITVHELARTLAEPITMRDGWRTLGEAAVDPLLTQIVSRLKPSLGYVADISTTPGFRRALLRTRQELILHEVSPHRLLSVTREEHDQDRKLRDLAELLIAIDTELDRLRWHDSPGLLRLAAEATRDGKLKLPPIIFYALYDLPPLARRVLARSFIATHVTGYLTFDKESAEYEFTRGLYEWFLAHEFSHLTLPSADLQQQHYFISAPDNTRAASEVVRSVLMPAEDCDGEIGIVLQQRSGAFTGALRSRCREAGLAPFIYEAQTLGDTAAGRGLRAFSRLLGTEFAIEDVTEYLLTAPFQSGYAGLAGEWVRLAQEAMIVDGAEEWQARLTRLRDQLGYRVERLAQIEDENEETLAVLQQAISNVDQLKAFLQELFTVAQNVVNAASWQEAINSLWSYYSQVTVVNDEFSDIVLQLSQASLLDTAGIPISATGLREFMEITLSTPGSRTGRFLQNRPVIATREQCYGVTFASLHLPGCNEGTLPRIDSQDPLLLDSDRMTLNKSLNCALPLRRDWQARERFWFSVLRESAQQIYYYTSRADDEGRPQLVSPYLSELMEQQCRGDNDTRTLDEIFKDHPLCRYAAAHPLAGPPEQAISAMEYHRRSLSRAIEQHSTHALDQLWNISDFSRAFDAEYKRFSASEFSQFEGRFTDSEVLRNIAEKYDASRPVSVTALEDYWKCPFRFSVNRELEAYAPEACDLLQPVSGRERGSLLHRILQKYHAARIGKPYSEEHFKWADLQQLAEQTLADFKQKYPVGPAHIYQRMREDLLETLEKYHDHLLSVEFAWQAEHVEVSFGQGEKPYPDPLQLVSETGEHAQFRGRIDRWDVDSSKSQCMLIDYKSGRIQKNSRGTSRRIQLGIYRELIAQKHPDSTVETQYLHINSSEVVSAYEALDVDAKETALSLLHDIRRGVFVPDPDADDGAVCRHCNVKLACGAMRHSSKPLTGKSVPGMRAIRDEEAREEGDDE